A section of the Leptospira semungkisensis genome encodes:
- a CDS encoding alpha-2-macroglobulin family protein: MRLRFLFFFTIYLFSFLLLAQTSFAQGAKVQFSFSPQGETKNVGQVQVLFKEPMVPLGDPKRAVSPFTIECPAKGDERWVTETDWVYEFPQTLEGGVRCKFTTNSIKALSGNILEAGKVFSFHTGGPAVTSVSPYEGAMISEDQAFVVNFDTEPKLSDVSEKVYFAMEGLGNKIPIRILQGRERENILKVTRDDPKSKKVFVIGARQLFPGDVKLRLVVEKGLRSSSGIASSSDWATTFQVRPAFTATLNCERVNANAGCVPISPVYLSFSSPINKAWKNQISIRLKDGRLVSPKKKENEDSYYEEESSYSVSFPSPLPPQSEFEIILPKSITDDMGRSLQNISSFPLKFRTDEYPPLVKFSSGFGIVEKFPEALLPVTVRNVETPVIAKHLNPIDPSGEGELIHEQWSKLSEKGKDFIGNLFGPKQETKPSGKSIPARSLVIGSSDAKTLMRWLAKGESDDHQVSIFPAQETNAKKFGIPSPNGEKRFEVIGIPLKKSGLHIIEIESPILGQALHEEKNPYYVRTAALVTNLSIHFKWGKSSSLVWVTSLDKGQPVDGVEIGLFDCRGSQVWKGNTDQSGRLLITENQSKLQVTSCGNEEPFYSGIFLVAKKGDDFSFLHTSWDNGIETWRYKLSHDSYDSEFKYRTILDRTLFREGETVHMNHILRKADPYGFRYPNSDEIPDSVFIQHNASGQQYEFPLRWSDTFTSESSFTIPKEAILGEYSIYLKFKSRSGGEKRIFSGGFTTAQFRLPLLKGELQADSNQLITPKDIQVTGQVSYLSGGKAGLLPVTLRSSIQNTGGIYFPFNGDLEFSNGRVSVSSSSNEEEGEGSAQKQDFKSIESKTDNNGFISEKIVVPKKLEGVRSLNLEMEWKDPNGEMQTISRNFKLLPSKNLIAIQNEDWVAVKSKLKSKVYIVDASGNPVPNKKAIVKAFGIRYISHRKRLVGGFYSYDHRSERKDLGEVCSGLTDSKGILECKGSVSQAGQLYLEARVDGEDSYANTSIWIVNEQDIWFGSTDHDRMDLLPEKRKYEPGETARFQVRMPFKTATALVTVEREGVFKSFVQTLNGNQPVVEVPIENHYGPNIFVSVLAVRGRVDSPKATALVDLAKPAYRMGIAEVQVGWKPYELSLSVSADKQEYRPREKAKVKVRLSEQDRSIWKDSKITIAAVDESLLELKQNLSWNLLQTMMAPRGIQVQTSTAQMFVIGRRHFGLKSLPPGGGGGHSSTRELFDTLLFWKADLTPNSNGELEFEVPLNDSLSSFKIVAVALGGTSRFGTASTSIRTSQEILAYASVSPLVREGDKIQAGVSLKNTSDKRIDLDLSVKSEPDLRLAKKTVSLSANASETIYWEFEVPRNITEIKYEFATEASSIKFKDAFVFKQKVDKPTVSQTLQANFYQLNPTINVPLQEPEDAEPDRSKVEVSLYSSLVSGPMEGIQNYMNLYPYNCLEQKLSKAVSSGNESTWNSIMTDLPKYMDYDGLLRFFPDSISYGNVPLTTYLLLLSSESGWQIPDKSKDAMVGALNRFIDGTLYRTSPLATTDTLLRKISALEAVSKFSTIEASKIRAIETDPNRLPIESLISLRNLYRQVNWDAKKRQKVDDILRSKLRIQGSSYELSSDTSYLWWLLSSRDTVSARFLNSILNDQTWKEETPKLLRGFLNNTKSGHYDITTANAFAALAFRKYQKAFESDSVSGEVRLSLAAQSQSFDWDKKEGKLQFEFPKGKSELNVQQKGSGQPYAYVKTISAIPLKKPIHSGLRVEKQITDLQGANKTSFKEGDIVKVKIKIKSEFSISWLALKDPVPAGASVLGSGLGRDSAMLSETKTSWWESPSFVERKFEGVTAYYEYFFPGEIIYEYVYRINSPGVFRLPPTRVEALYQPEVYSVLPNSDIAVQPNR; encoded by the coding sequence TTGCGCCTCCGTTTTCTCTTCTTCTTTACGATCTATTTATTTTCATTCCTTCTTTTGGCTCAAACTAGCTTTGCCCAAGGTGCCAAGGTGCAGTTCAGTTTTTCTCCTCAGGGAGAGACAAAGAATGTAGGACAGGTTCAGGTATTATTCAAGGAGCCAATGGTTCCTTTAGGTGATCCTAAGAGAGCCGTGTCTCCTTTTACAATTGAATGTCCTGCGAAAGGTGATGAGAGATGGGTTACCGAAACAGATTGGGTGTATGAATTTCCGCAAACCTTAGAAGGAGGGGTTCGCTGTAAGTTCACCACGAATTCAATCAAGGCCTTGAGTGGAAATATCTTAGAAGCAGGCAAAGTATTTAGCTTTCATACGGGAGGTCCAGCGGTTACGAGCGTGAGTCCTTATGAAGGAGCGATGATCTCCGAAGACCAAGCTTTCGTGGTCAACTTTGATACGGAGCCTAAGCTTTCGGATGTAAGCGAGAAAGTCTATTTTGCTATGGAAGGTCTCGGAAATAAGATCCCGATCCGCATCTTGCAAGGAAGAGAAAGAGAGAATATATTAAAAGTCACTCGAGACGATCCTAAATCAAAGAAAGTATTTGTGATCGGCGCAAGACAACTTTTTCCAGGAGACGTTAAGCTTCGCTTGGTAGTGGAGAAGGGTCTGAGATCTTCTTCCGGGATTGCAAGTTCTTCCGATTGGGCGACTACCTTTCAAGTTCGACCCGCTTTTACTGCGACATTGAATTGCGAGAGAGTAAATGCGAATGCTGGATGTGTTCCGATCTCTCCTGTGTATCTTTCCTTTTCTTCTCCTATTAATAAGGCTTGGAAAAATCAGATCTCCATTCGCCTCAAAGATGGGAGACTTGTTTCTCCCAAGAAGAAAGAAAATGAGGATTCTTATTACGAGGAAGAGTCTTCCTATTCCGTTTCATTTCCGAGTCCTCTTCCTCCTCAAAGCGAGTTCGAGATCATATTACCCAAGTCCATCACGGATGATATGGGAAGAAGTTTGCAAAATATATCTTCCTTTCCTTTGAAGTTTCGGACAGACGAATATCCTCCTCTCGTTAAATTCTCCTCCGGCTTCGGGATCGTAGAGAAATTCCCGGAGGCATTGCTTCCCGTAACAGTGCGTAACGTGGAAACTCCAGTCATCGCAAAGCATTTGAACCCGATCGATCCTTCCGGAGAAGGAGAGCTCATTCACGAACAATGGTCGAAGCTGAGCGAGAAGGGAAAAGATTTTATTGGAAATCTTTTTGGGCCGAAACAGGAGACGAAACCAAGCGGTAAATCCATTCCTGCGAGATCCTTGGTAATTGGTTCCTCGGATGCCAAGACATTGATGCGTTGGTTAGCAAAAGGAGAATCGGATGATCACCAGGTCTCTATTTTCCCCGCACAAGAAACGAATGCAAAAAAGTTTGGAATCCCTTCTCCCAACGGAGAAAAGAGATTCGAGGTGATCGGTATCCCTCTGAAGAAAAGCGGATTGCATATTATAGAAATTGAAAGTCCGATCCTTGGCCAAGCTCTTCATGAAGAGAAGAATCCGTATTACGTTAGAACTGCTGCATTAGTTACGAATCTAAGTATTCATTTTAAATGGGGGAAGAGCTCTTCCTTGGTCTGGGTGACTTCCTTGGACAAGGGCCAACCTGTAGACGGAGTAGAGATAGGTCTATTCGATTGTAGGGGTTCGCAAGTATGGAAAGGAAATACGGACCAATCAGGAAGACTTTTAATCACTGAGAATCAATCAAAATTACAAGTCACAAGTTGTGGGAATGAAGAACCTTTCTATAGCGGTATCTTTTTGGTCGCTAAGAAGGGAGATGATTTCTCCTTTTTACATACAAGCTGGGACAATGGAATCGAAACTTGGAGATATAAACTCAGTCATGATTCGTACGATTCCGAGTTTAAATATAGAACGATTTTAGACAGAACCCTTTTTAGAGAAGGAGAAACGGTTCATATGAACCATATTCTTCGCAAAGCGGATCCTTATGGATTTCGTTATCCGAATTCGGATGAGATTCCAGATAGTGTTTTTATCCAACACAATGCGAGCGGTCAGCAATACGAATTTCCCCTTCGTTGGTCTGACACATTTACTTCCGAGTCTAGTTTTACCATTCCCAAGGAAGCAATCCTAGGAGAATATTCGATTTATTTAAAATTCAAATCCAGAAGCGGTGGGGAGAAGAGGATCTTCTCCGGTGGATTTACTACTGCCCAATTTAGGCTTCCTCTTCTAAAAGGAGAATTGCAAGCTGATTCGAATCAGCTCATTACTCCGAAAGACATACAAGTGACCGGGCAAGTGTCTTATCTTTCCGGAGGAAAGGCAGGTTTACTTCCTGTGACTCTTAGATCCTCCATCCAAAATACGGGTGGGATTTATTTTCCTTTCAATGGCGATCTAGAATTTTCGAACGGAAGAGTGAGTGTTTCCAGCTCTTCTAACGAAGAGGAAGGAGAAGGCTCGGCACAAAAGCAGGATTTCAAGTCGATCGAGTCTAAAACAGACAATAACGGATTTATCTCCGAGAAGATCGTAGTTCCTAAAAAATTAGAAGGTGTCCGGTCCCTAAATTTGGAAATGGAATGGAAGGATCCAAATGGAGAGATGCAAACGATCTCCAGAAATTTTAAACTACTTCCTTCTAAGAATCTAATTGCGATCCAGAACGAAGATTGGGTGGCTGTTAAGAGTAAACTCAAATCAAAGGTCTATATTGTAGATGCCTCCGGGAATCCTGTCCCGAATAAGAAGGCAATTGTAAAAGCATTCGGAATTCGTTATATATCTCATAGAAAGAGATTGGTCGGAGGATTTTATTCCTACGATCATAGGAGCGAAAGGAAGGATTTAGGAGAAGTATGCTCCGGTCTTACCGATTCCAAAGGTATCTTAGAATGTAAGGGCTCTGTTAGTCAGGCTGGCCAATTGTATTTGGAGGCAAGAGTGGATGGAGAGGATTCTTATGCGAATACTTCCATTTGGATCGTGAACGAGCAGGATATTTGGTTCGGTTCGACGGATCATGATAGAATGGATCTTCTTCCTGAAAAAAGAAAATACGAACCGGGAGAGACTGCTCGATTCCAGGTTCGGATGCCTTTCAAGACTGCAACCGCTCTTGTGACGGTAGAAAGAGAGGGTGTATTTAAATCTTTCGTCCAAACCTTGAACGGGAACCAGCCTGTTGTAGAAGTCCCGATCGAAAATCATTATGGTCCGAATATATTCGTCTCGGTTTTAGCGGTGCGGGGAAGAGTGGATTCTCCGAAAGCGACTGCTCTTGTAGATCTCGCTAAGCCTGCGTATCGTATGGGAATCGCTGAAGTCCAGGTAGGTTGGAAACCGTATGAACTTTCTTTAAGCGTTAGTGCTGATAAGCAGGAATATAGGCCGAGGGAAAAGGCAAAAGTAAAGGTTCGTTTATCAGAGCAAGATAGATCTATCTGGAAAGACTCTAAGATCACAATCGCTGCGGTTGATGAGAGCCTTTTGGAACTAAAGCAGAATCTATCCTGGAATCTTTTGCAGACAATGATGGCTCCTAGGGGAATCCAGGTCCAAACTTCCACGGCTCAAATGTTCGTGATCGGAAGAAGACATTTCGGTTTGAAGAGTCTTCCTCCCGGAGGCGGAGGAGGCCATTCTTCTACTCGGGAACTTTTCGATACATTACTCTTTTGGAAAGCGGATCTGACGCCAAATTCGAATGGGGAATTAGAGTTTGAAGTCCCTCTGAATGATTCTCTTTCTTCTTTCAAGATCGTTGCAGTTGCCTTGGGAGGAACGAGCCGTTTCGGGACAGCTTCTACTTCTATCAGGACAAGCCAAGAAATTCTGGCCTACGCGAGTGTTTCTCCTTTAGTAAGAGAAGGGGATAAGATCCAAGCAGGGGTTTCCTTAAAGAATACGAGCGATAAGCGTATCGATCTGGATTTGAGTGTTAAGTCGGAACCGGATCTAAGACTCGCAAAGAAAACGGTTTCCCTCTCCGCAAATGCTTCGGAAACGATTTATTGGGAATTCGAGGTTCCAAGAAACATTACGGAAATTAAATATGAATTCGCGACGGAAGCTTCTTCTATCAAATTTAAGGATGCGTTCGTATTCAAACAAAAGGTGGATAAGCCAACCGTATCACAGACCCTGCAGGCAAATTTCTATCAATTGAATCCGACGATCAATGTCCCTTTGCAAGAACCGGAAGACGCAGAGCCCGACCGAAGCAAGGTAGAGGTCTCTCTCTATTCCAGTTTGGTTTCTGGGCCTATGGAAGGGATCCAGAATTATATGAATCTGTATCCATACAATTGCTTGGAGCAGAAACTTTCTAAGGCGGTCAGTTCCGGCAACGAGTCAACGTGGAATAGTATCATGACGGATCTTCCGAAATACATGGACTATGATGGACTCTTACGATTCTTTCCGGATTCAATCTCTTATGGGAATGTTCCTCTTACTACCTATCTACTTCTTCTTTCGTCCGAATCAGGATGGCAGATCCCGGATAAATCGAAAGATGCGATGGTAGGAGCCCTGAATCGATTTATAGATGGGACTTTGTATAGAACCTCTCCTTTAGCGACTACTGATACATTGCTTCGCAAGATTTCAGCGTTAGAAGCAGTTTCTAAATTTTCTACGATAGAAGCTTCTAAGATACGTGCAATTGAAACGGATCCGAATCGTCTACCGATCGAATCCTTGATCTCTCTTCGTAACCTATATAGGCAAGTGAATTGGGACGCAAAGAAACGTCAGAAAGTAGATGATATACTTAGATCTAAGCTTCGCATCCAAGGAAGTTCCTACGAGCTTTCGTCGGATACGTCTTATTTGTGGTGGCTTCTTTCTTCTAGAGATACGGTAAGCGCTCGATTCTTGAATTCTATTTTAAACGACCAAACTTGGAAAGAAGAAACTCCGAAGCTTCTGAGAGGTTTCTTAAACAACACTAAGTCTGGGCATTACGATATTACTACTGCAAATGCGTTTGCGGCTTTAGCGTTTAGAAAATACCAGAAAGCATTCGAATCGGATTCCGTTTCGGGAGAAGTACGACTTTCTTTAGCTGCTCAATCCCAAAGTTTTGATTGGGATAAGAAAGAAGGGAAATTGCAGTTTGAATTCCCGAAAGGAAAGTCAGAACTGAATGTGCAACAGAAAGGATCTGGACAACCTTACGCGTATGTGAAGACAATCTCTGCGATTCCTTTAAAGAAACCGATCCATAGTGGACTGAGAGTAGAGAAGCAGATCACTGATTTACAGGGAGCGAATAAGACTTCTTTCAAAGAAGGCGATATCGTAAAGGTCAAGATCAAGATCAAATCCGAATTTTCTATCTCCTGGCTTGCGTTGAAAGACCCTGTGCCCGCCGGCGCAAGTGTTCTCGGCTCCGGATTAGGTAGAGACTCGGCCATGCTCTCCGAGACAAAGACGTCCTGGTGGGAGAGTCCTTCTTTTGTAGAAAGAAAATTCGAAGGTGTGACCGCATACTATGAGTATTTCTTCCCGGGAGAGATCATTTACGAGTATGTGTATAGGATCAATTCTCCAGGAGTCTTTCGCCTTCCTCCTACAAGAGTGGAAGCCTTGTACCAACCTGAAGTTTATTCCGTGTTGCCTAACTCGGATATAGCGGTGCAGCCAAACCGTTAG
- a CDS encoding TldD/PmbA family protein: MNLEQAASFVLEEGKRYGIDSFDLIATDSEDIGIEVFKGRITSTETSRSRGVGIRVLNNSRPGYSYSERFSKDALSQMVRDAMDQTEITDPLDMELPSPKELPNIDLKHFNPELEKLDFAWMRELGLALDEASWNSDKRVENVPHVGVGKTSSQSLIANSKGVFVRKESNVAYCGTGLVVASGDVKKMGSYYRSGRDISLFDPKYIAKEAAHRGTELLDARPLPSGVYSIVFGNRISPQIFGMFSSPYFADSVQKGSSRLVGKLEKEIASSILSIHCEAHIPDYPGSRLIDSEGIPTSAQTKVVEKGVLKSFLYNLESSKKDGVLPTGHGVRSYSGRAGTSFSNMIVPLGEKSREELLSSDSHCILIQKLEGGAGCSAVSGEISIGIQGIYYKNGKPEHAVDRITMNTNYFDLLHKIGGISNEYSDSYSSIKVPDMLVSEIHIAG; the protein is encoded by the coding sequence ATGAATCTAGAGCAAGCAGCTAGCTTCGTATTAGAAGAAGGAAAGAGATACGGGATCGATTCTTTCGACCTGATCGCTACTGATTCCGAAGATATCGGGATCGAGGTCTTCAAAGGAAGGATCACCTCTACAGAAACTTCCCGCTCCAGAGGAGTAGGCATTCGAGTACTCAATAATTCACGCCCAGGTTATTCCTACAGCGAGAGATTTAGCAAGGACGCTCTTTCTCAAATGGTACGAGATGCAATGGACCAGACGGAGATTACGGATCCTCTGGATATGGAACTTCCTTCTCCTAAAGAATTACCTAATATAGATCTGAAACATTTTAATCCGGAATTAGAGAAGTTGGACTTCGCCTGGATGAGAGAACTCGGCCTAGCCTTGGACGAGGCCTCTTGGAACTCCGACAAGCGTGTGGAGAATGTTCCTCATGTAGGAGTCGGCAAAACGAGCAGCCAAAGTCTGATCGCAAATTCGAAAGGTGTCTTTGTTCGTAAAGAATCAAACGTTGCTTATTGCGGAACAGGACTCGTGGTTGCTAGCGGGGATGTGAAGAAGATGGGAAGTTATTATCGTTCCGGCAGGGACATTTCTCTCTTCGATCCTAAGTACATTGCAAAAGAAGCCGCACACAGAGGAACAGAACTTTTGGACGCAAGGCCTCTGCCTAGCGGTGTCTATTCCATAGTATTTGGAAATAGGATCAGTCCTCAGATTTTCGGCATGTTTTCTTCTCCTTATTTTGCCGATTCCGTGCAAAAGGGATCTTCTCGTTTAGTTGGAAAATTAGAGAAGGAAATCGCTTCTTCCATTTTAAGCATTCATTGCGAGGCGCATATTCCCGATTACCCCGGTTCTCGTCTGATCGATTCCGAAGGAATTCCCACATCCGCGCAAACGAAAGTAGTGGAGAAGGGTGTTTTGAAATCTTTTCTCTATAACTTAGAATCTTCTAAGAAAGATGGAGTCCTGCCTACCGGTCATGGAGTTCGGTCTTATTCGGGAAGAGCTGGAACATCTTTTTCTAATATGATTGTACCATTGGGAGAAAAGTCGCGAGAAGAGCTCTTATCCTCCGACTCTCATTGTATCTTGATCCAAAAACTGGAAGGTGGAGCTGGCTGCAGCGCAGTCTCCGGAGAGATTTCTATCGGGATCCAAGGCATCTATTATAAGAACGGAAAGCCGGAGCATGCAGTGGATCGGATCACAATGAATACCAATTATTTCGATCTATTGCATAAGATTGGTGGGATCTCTAACGAGTATTCGGATAGCTATTCTTCCATTAAGGTTCCGGACATGTTAGTTTCGGAGATCCATATCGCAGGATAA
- a CDS encoding TldD/PmbA family protein, translated as MNPSNIETLIDAGKKRKADFVEIYEEESRNSSIALRDQKIEQSLAATDYGIGIRLIYGTDVLYAYTSNDDLEHLLSLINLLADSRGEGAASSGAFTLAGSSSKYSFSPRVHDPRKVAPFRKLELLQTADHIARKVSSKIVQVGVSASDIVTNVLIANSEGLFVEDLRVRSRFYLSVTAEKSGERFVASESPGAVKGFEFFESLPVEELARSAGERALFMLDAGYIEGKKMPVIMGNGFGGVIFHEACGHPLETEAIRKKSSPFVGKLGEQIAQSCLTAYDDGTIEDQYGTIRVDDEGMPTQRTLLIQNGVLKGYLSDRVGSLETGVPRTGSGRRESYQYAPVSRMRNTYIAAGNDTMDSMLASVDFGLYAKRMGGGSVNPATGEFNFAVEEGYVIRNGKIAEPVRGATLIGKGHEILPGISMVGKDLELAAGTCGASSGSIPVTVGQPSLKVDEILVGGR; from the coding sequence ATGAATCCATCCAATATTGAAACACTGATAGATGCCGGAAAGAAACGAAAGGCTGACTTCGTAGAGATCTACGAAGAAGAATCCAGAAATTCTTCCATCGCACTTAGAGATCAAAAGATCGAACAATCTCTTGCCGCAACCGATTATGGGATAGGGATCCGCCTGATCTATGGTACGGATGTTCTCTACGCTTATACGAGCAATGATGATCTGGAACATTTACTTTCCTTAATAAACTTGCTTGCAGATTCAAGGGGAGAAGGAGCCGCTTCTTCCGGAGCGTTTACACTTGCTGGATCTTCTTCTAAATATTCTTTTTCGCCAAGAGTTCATGATCCTAGAAAGGTTGCTCCCTTTCGAAAATTAGAACTTTTGCAAACGGCGGACCATATTGCTCGCAAGGTATCTTCTAAGATCGTGCAAGTGGGAGTAAGTGCTTCCGATATAGTCACAAATGTTCTGATCGCAAATTCGGAAGGTCTGTTTGTAGAAGATCTAAGAGTTCGCAGTAGATTCTATCTTTCAGTGACTGCTGAAAAATCGGGAGAAAGATTCGTAGCAAGCGAATCTCCCGGAGCAGTAAAGGGTTTCGAATTTTTCGAAAGTCTCCCTGTCGAAGAATTAGCAAGAAGTGCTGGAGAAAGAGCACTCTTTATGTTGGATGCAGGCTATATCGAAGGAAAGAAAATGCCGGTGATCATGGGAAATGGTTTCGGAGGAGTGATCTTTCATGAAGCCTGCGGTCATCCGTTAGAGACGGAAGCCATCCGCAAAAAATCTTCCCCCTTCGTTGGAAAACTTGGAGAGCAGATCGCCCAGTCTTGTTTGACCGCATATGATGATGGTACTATCGAAGATCAGTACGGAACCATTCGAGTCGATGACGAAGGAATGCCGACTCAAAGAACTTTACTCATTCAGAATGGTGTTTTGAAAGGATATTTATCGGACAGAGTCGGTTCTTTGGAAACCGGAGTGCCCAGAACAGGAAGCGGGAGAAGAGAATCTTATCAATACGCTCCTGTTTCTCGCATGAGAAATACATATATAGCCGCAGGAAATGATACAATGGACTCCATGTTGGCGTCCGTGGATTTCGGTCTCTACGCGAAGAGAATGGGTGGAGGTTCGGTGAACCCAGCTACCGGAGAATTTAACTTCGCAGTGGAAGAAGGATACGTTATCCGAAACGGAAAGATCGCCGAGCCTGTAAGAGGAGCGACTTTGATTGGAAAGGGACACGAAATACTTCCTGGGATCTCTATGGTTGGGAAGGATCTGGAACTAGCCGCAGGCACTTGCGGAGCCTCTTCAGGATCCATCCCAGTAACAGTCGGGCAACCTTCTCTCAAGGTGGATGAGATCCTAGTGGGTGGAAGATAA
- a CDS encoding HIT family protein, whose protein sequence is MSQGSSPKHSPDCPICNILSQKEIPGLILRNDSFIVRHSPSEKNIPGYLYVELISHREKYAEWDPKEFEDLGETLRFATDWIQERFSPPKIYTVLVAEKVAHMHFHLVPRYEEIKGPEYIRQALEGLAQAPVGIPFPKFE, encoded by the coding sequence TTGTCCCAAGGTTCTTCTCCAAAACATTCTCCCGATTGTCCGATCTGCAATATTCTCTCTCAAAAAGAGATCCCGGGACTGATCCTCAGAAACGATTCCTTTATTGTTCGCCATTCTCCCTCTGAAAAGAATATCCCCGGTTATTTGTACGTGGAATTGATTTCTCATAGAGAAAAATATGCGGAGTGGGACCCTAAGGAGTTCGAGGATTTAGGAGAGACTTTGCGCTTTGCTACGGACTGGATCCAGGAAAGGTTTTCTCCTCCAAAGATTTATACAGTCTTAGTCGCCGAAAAGGTTGCTCATATGCATTTTCATTTGGTTCCTAGATACGAAGAGATCAAGGGACCGGAGTACATTCGACAGGCATTGGAAGGTTTGGCCCAGGCGCCGGTCGGTATTCCTTTTCCTAAATTCGAGTGA
- the recA gene encoding recombinase RecA, whose protein sequence is MKKQKEEAQGLDDSKRQAIDQAMTQIEKQFGKGSIMRLGSASASAVAPVIPTGSLDLDIALGIGGYPLGRIVEIYGPESSGKTTLTLSAIAEAQRRGGVAAFIDAEHALDPAYAKKLGVNLEELLVSQPDNGEEALEICESLVRSNAIDIVVVDSVAALVPKAEIEGDMGDSHMGLQARLMSQALRKLTGTISKSKTVVIFINQIRMKIGVMFGSPETTTGGNALKFYSTVRLDIRKIETLKEKEEATGNRVRVKVVKNKMAPPFRQAEFDIIYNTGISRESSLVDLGVKHDIISKSGAWYSYNTEKIGQGKEAAKEFLKANPEIAFQVENMVRDLNGLPPLAPEGKLPNPAPTEEAQKAAG, encoded by the coding sequence ATGAAAAAGCAAAAAGAAGAAGCCCAAGGTCTGGATGATTCCAAACGCCAGGCTATAGACCAAGCAATGACCCAGATCGAAAAACAATTCGGCAAGGGTTCCATTATGCGTTTAGGTTCGGCTTCCGCAAGCGCAGTCGCGCCTGTAATTCCCACCGGATCCTTGGATCTGGATATAGCACTTGGGATTGGCGGTTATCCTCTGGGTAGGATTGTAGAGATCTATGGACCGGAATCTTCCGGAAAGACCACTCTCACCCTTTCAGCAATTGCAGAAGCACAAAGAAGAGGCGGAGTCGCTGCCTTTATCGATGCGGAGCATGCCCTGGATCCGGCATACGCAAAGAAATTAGGAGTCAATTTAGAAGAGCTTCTGGTTTCTCAACCGGACAATGGAGAGGAAGCATTAGAAATTTGTGAATCTCTAGTACGAAGCAATGCAATTGATATCGTAGTTGTGGATTCAGTTGCCGCATTGGTTCCTAAGGCTGAGATCGAAGGAGATATGGGAGATTCCCATATGGGTCTACAAGCAAGACTTATGTCCCAAGCACTTCGAAAATTGACCGGAACCATTTCCAAGTCCAAGACTGTCGTTATCTTCATCAACCAGATCCGTATGAAGATCGGAGTCATGTTCGGTTCACCGGAAACTACTACAGGTGGAAACGCTTTAAAGTTTTATAGTACGGTTCGATTGGACATCCGTAAGATCGAGACCTTAAAAGAGAAGGAAGAAGCTACCGGAAACAGGGTACGTGTAAAAGTTGTAAAAAACAAAATGGCACCCCCTTTCCGTCAGGCAGAATTCGACATAATCTATAACACTGGAATTAGTCGAGAAAGTTCTCTCGTTGACTTAGGGGTAAAACACGACATTATTAGTAAATCCGGGGCCTGGTATTCTTATAATACGGAGAAGATCGGCCAAGGAAAAGAAGCCGCTAAGGAATTCCTAAAAGCGAATCCTGAAATTGCGTTCCAAGTAGAGAATATGGTTCGCGATCTGAATGGATTACCTCCTTTAGCGCCGGAAGGGAAACTTCCAAATCCTGCCCCTACCGAAGAAGCTCAAAAAGCAGCAGGTTAA
- the argC gene encoding N-acetyl-gamma-glutamyl-phosphate reductase, with translation MSEISIIGAGGFTGKELLGLIARHPKYKTVHITSDKLAGKSLSEVFPDLVSPENLIFKRHEDEVPKGSLVVLAVPNEASLELTPKFLDKGHKVIDLSGVYRLHDQSLFEKNYKLKHTSFSLTDKAVFGIPEIFRDKLKGTDFVSNPGCFSTSVILALYLLGDLRKKLRPRVIADCKSGISGAGGRVEDGGFSFNSVYENFRAYKILSHQHEPEIQEYCFAGSGLAHPEILFVPHLLPVYRGILSTIYLEADSEDLPILQTLKENSKSEPFIRIRETPEEIDLAKVSQTNFLDISARVRGKNITIVSALDNLMKGAASQALQNINLMLGEPETLGLL, from the coding sequence ATGTCAGAGATCAGCATTATAGGAGCCGGCGGTTTTACCGGTAAGGAATTACTAGGGCTCATCGCGAGACATCCTAAGTACAAGACAGTTCATATCACTAGCGATAAACTCGCAGGAAAATCTCTCTCAGAAGTTTTTCCGGATCTTGTTTCTCCTGAAAATCTGATCTTCAAACGACATGAGGACGAAGTGCCGAAAGGCTCTCTGGTAGTTCTCGCCGTTCCGAACGAGGCCTCTCTCGAATTGACTCCAAAGTTTTTAGATAAGGGTCATAAGGTAATCGATCTTTCCGGAGTGTATCGCCTCCACGATCAGTCTCTATTCGAAAAGAATTATAAACTAAAGCACACTAGCTTTTCTTTAACGGACAAAGCTGTCTTTGGGATCCCAGAGATCTTCAGAGATAAATTAAAGGGGACGGATTTCGTTTCGAATCCTGGTTGCTTCTCCACATCTGTTATCTTGGCTCTGTATTTGCTAGGCGATCTGAGAAAGAAACTTCGCCCAAGGGTTATTGCAGATTGCAAATCTGGCATTAGCGGCGCAGGGGGAAGAGTCGAGGATGGAGGCTTCTCCTTTAATAGCGTGTATGAGAATTTCAGAGCCTATAAGATACTTTCTCATCAGCACGAACCGGAAATCCAAGAATATTGTTTTGCGGGTTCTGGCCTAGCGCATCCCGAGATCCTATTTGTTCCACATTTACTTCCCGTTTACAGAGGGATCTTATCCACTATTTACTTGGAAGCGGATTCGGAAGATCTGCCCATTCTTCAGACCTTGAAAGAGAATTCCAAATCGGAACCCTTTATCAGGATCAGAGAAACTCCCGAGGAGATAGATCTGGCAAAAGTAAGCCAAACGAATTTCTTGGATATCTCTGCGAGAGTTAGAGGAAAGAATATCACCATCGTCTCCGCATTGGATAATTTAATGAAGGGAGCTGCGAGCCAGGCATTACAAAATATCAATTTAATGCTGGGTGAACCTGAAACTCTCGGACTGCTTTAA